A window of Diospyros lotus cultivar Yz01 chromosome 14, ASM1463336v1, whole genome shotgun sequence contains these coding sequences:
- the LOC127790989 gene encoding uncharacterized protein LOC127790989, whose translation MAGVLQSMMPGGTLPDTLKKFMPPLESQPEAGDDSYQEATPDSHSRSTPPREDSEKVAYVGSHLPEHTKEEIARCLQENSDVFAWKPKDMPGISPEYQPRQAIKGQALVDFIVECTHSGKATENRQAEWLLFVDGASSSQGSGAGIVLISPEGETLEYSLRFAFPSTNNVAEYEALITGMRIAKKLEVARLVAHSDSQLIVQQFQGQYETRE comes from the exons ATGGCTGGtgtactccaaagtatgatgcctggagggacATTGCCGGATActctgaaaaagtttatgccacctctTGAATCTCAGCCCGAGGCGGGAgatgattcctatcaagaggctacTCCCGACTCACATTCCCGATCTACACCTCCACGGGAAG ATTCTGAGAAAGTAGCGTATGTGGGGTCCCACCTTCCGGAGCATacgaaagaagaaattgcaagatGCCTGCAagaaaattcagacgtatttgcttggaaaccaaaagatatgCCAGGAATCAGTCCAGAA tatcaacctCGACAAGCTATAAAAGGACAAGCGCTGGTtgactttattgtggaatgtacaCACTCTGGAAAGGCAACAGAAAATAGGCAGgcagaatggttgttgtttgttgatggagcaTCTAGTTCACAGGGAAGTGGTGCTGGGATAGTACTCATATCCCCTGAGGGAGAAACGTTAGAGTATTCCCTACGATTTGCTTTTCCTAGTACTAACAACGTAGCTGAATACGAAGCATTAATCACTGGAATGAGGATAGCAAAAAAATTGGAAGTAGCACGATTGGTTgctcatagtgattctcagttgattgtgcaGCAGTTTCAGGGACAATATGAAACCAGAGAGTAG